In a single window of the Magnolia sinica isolate HGM2019 chromosome 7, MsV1, whole genome shotgun sequence genome:
- the LOC131250862 gene encoding calcium-binding protein CBP-like isoform X1 — MAGYGARGSQPPYGSNPYAPPGQPYAAGPPAYGAPSAPYAPPYAPGEKPPKEGKPHKSDQGGMAPPSAYPAPSSYGNPFAALVPSSFPPETDQSLITCFQMADQDGSGFIDDEEMQRALSSNHQSFSIRTVHLLMYLFTNSNVRKIGPKEFTSVFYSLQNWRGIFERFDSDRSGKIDASELREALLSLGFSVSPVILDLLVTKFDKSGGKNKAIHYDNFIECCLTVKGLTEKFKERDAAYSGSAMFNYEAFMLTVLPFLIA, encoded by the exons ATGGCAGGCTACGGTGCGAGGGGGTCGCAACCCCCTTACGGTTCGAACCCCTACGCCCCTCCCGGGCAACCCTACGCCGCGGGCCCACCGGCATACGGTGCGCCATCAGCGCCATACGCCCCACCCTACGCCCCGGGCGAGAAGCCCCCAAAGGAAGGCAAGCCCCACAAGAGCGACCAAGGCGGCATGGCTCCTCCCTCCGCTTATCCTGCGCCATCTTCCTACGGCAACCCGTTCGCCGCGCTGGTCCCGTCATCGTTCCCGCCCGAGACCGACCAGAGCCTCATAACCTGCTTCCAGATGGCGGATCAGGACGGGAGCGGATTCATCGATGACGAGGAGATGCAGAGGGCCCTCTCTTCTAACCATCAGAGTTTTAgcatcaggaccgttcatctgcTCATGTATCTCTTCACCAACAGCAACGTTCGGAAGATCG GACCCAAGGAGTTCACCTCTGTGTTTTACAGCCTTCAGAACTGGCGG GGGATCTTCGAGAGGTTTGATAGTGATAGGAGCGGGAAGATCGATGCCTCAGAGCTACGAGAAGCTCTTCTGAGCCTTGGATTTTCAGTTTCTCCAGTCATCTTGGATTTACTTGTCACCAAATTCGATAAGAGTGGGGGCAAAAATAAGGCAATCCATTATGATAATTTCATTGA GTGCTGCCTAACTGTTAAG GGGCTGACGGAGAAGTTCAAGGAAAGGGACGCAGCGTACTCGGGCTCAGCAATGTTCAACTATGAAGCTTTCATGTTGACCGTTTTGCCCTTCCTCATTGCATAG
- the LOC131250862 gene encoding calcium-binding protein CBP-like isoform X2: MAGYGARGSQPPYGSNPYAPPGQPYAAGPPAYGAPSAPYAPPYAPGEKPPKEGKPHKSDQGGMAPPSAYPAPSSYGNPFAALVPSSFPPETDQSLITCFQMADQDGSGFIDDEEMQRALSSNHQSFSIRTVHLLMYLFTNSNVRKIGPKEFTSVFYSLQNWRGIFERFDSDRSGKIDASELREALLSLGFSVSPVILDLLVTKFDKSGGKNKAIHYDNFIEG; this comes from the exons ATGGCAGGCTACGGTGCGAGGGGGTCGCAACCCCCTTACGGTTCGAACCCCTACGCCCCTCCCGGGCAACCCTACGCCGCGGGCCCACCGGCATACGGTGCGCCATCAGCGCCATACGCCCCACCCTACGCCCCGGGCGAGAAGCCCCCAAAGGAAGGCAAGCCCCACAAGAGCGACCAAGGCGGCATGGCTCCTCCCTCCGCTTATCCTGCGCCATCTTCCTACGGCAACCCGTTCGCCGCGCTGGTCCCGTCATCGTTCCCGCCCGAGACCGACCAGAGCCTCATAACCTGCTTCCAGATGGCGGATCAGGACGGGAGCGGATTCATCGATGACGAGGAGATGCAGAGGGCCCTCTCTTCTAACCATCAGAGTTTTAgcatcaggaccgttcatctgcTCATGTATCTCTTCACCAACAGCAACGTTCGGAAGATCG GACCCAAGGAGTTCACCTCTGTGTTTTACAGCCTTCAGAACTGGCGG GGGATCTTCGAGAGGTTTGATAGTGATAGGAGCGGGAAGATCGATGCCTCAGAGCTACGAGAAGCTCTTCTGAGCCTTGGATTTTCAGTTTCTCCAGTCATCTTGGATTTACTTGTCACCAAATTCGATAAGAGTGGGGGCAAAAATAAGGCAATCCATTATGATAATTTCATTGA GGGCTGA